In a genomic window of Myxococcales bacterium:
- the ruvA gene encoding Holliday junction branch migration protein RuvA, with product MIGQLRGTLAARLPNNHVIVDCGGVGYEVACSGYTLAALPEVDASVTLRVFTHAQENKIALYGFFTSSERELFDHLITVKNVGPSTAMAILSGGAEPRTIADLIAREDSAGLTKLKGVGKKTAELLVVELREKCELLLLSWNASGQVRPAALPAGGRRSRHAMLDEVAAALVGLGWKPIEADAAVAELEVGPGITLEMLVRAALRSMPR from the coding sequence GTGATCGGCCAGCTGCGCGGCACGCTGGCGGCCCGGCTGCCGAACAACCACGTCATCGTCGACTGCGGCGGGGTCGGCTACGAGGTGGCGTGCTCGGGCTACACCCTGGCGGCGCTGCCCGAGGTCGACGCGTCGGTCACGCTGCGCGTGTTCACCCACGCGCAGGAGAACAAGATCGCGCTGTACGGGTTCTTCACCTCGAGCGAGCGCGAGCTGTTCGATCACCTGATCACCGTCAAGAACGTCGGGCCGTCGACGGCGATGGCGATCCTGTCGGGCGGCGCCGAGCCGCGCACGATCGCCGACCTGATCGCGCGCGAGGACAGCGCCGGCCTGACCAAGCTCAAGGGCGTCGGCAAGAAGACCGCCGAGCTGCTCGTGGTCGAGCTGCGCGAGAAGTGCGAGCTCTTGCTGCTGTCGTGGAACGCCAGCGGCCAGGTGCGGCCGGCGGCGCTGCCGGCCGGCGGTCGCCGCAGCCGCCACGCGATGCTCGACGAGGTCGCCGCGGCGCTGGTCGGCCTGGGCTGGAAGCCGATCGAGGCCGACGCCGCGGTCGCCGAGCTCGAGGTCGGGCCCGGGATCACCCTCGAGATGCTGGTGCGCGCCGCGCTGCGCAGCATGCCGCGGTAG
- a CDS encoding transglycosylase SLT domain-containing protein — MSKRVVLVGILAWAACSGDDAQRHRTSLIPGPVAADATADASVAVDAPPPGPPVAALTEDMGQPYFAGTPAVAALAREDWAAAATGFSALALSATDPDERGRALLLAGTALAEQSKWGLAADAFAGARALVPALADYLSYHEARARFFAHDGATALALARAVSPDAIVGADAELLVGDLLRGAGDAKAVADHYRGYLARRPQGIRRAEARFRQAEALEGAGDTTGEAATLYRAITIDDPLSSWATKATARLDARTKAGGPPPPPLTATERLTRAKALFDGQRNAESEAAYAEVLAAPDRTPADTCVASYQRAQSLFKARDRKAAAPAFDQAVTACMAADDKDTLVRAYYQAGRSYAYNRDHAAAIARYRAAGDADPTHSYADDALLRAAEEYADLGDDAQVTAALEALPQKFPAGDMRAEALWRLGWRAFRANDDERAIGYWQDQIAAVPIDDNYWAEGQPQYWIGRAELRRGRRAEALASWAQAVRLYPVTYYAMLALNRIRELDAPRFEALMAELTRDPAGYDPAAPAFQFQPRAAYATPAFGRAVEFIRLGLGDPAEAELRAIGLAPPTDKKRIDDPDRIEQLWALAWLYDRAGRYGSSHWPTRWHILEYKRAWPVGANRARWRIAYPPAFYDLLKRHADLNGAPVALAQGIVREESAFTPTLESYANAIGLTQMINSTATRFAKGTGIAPTRENLKDPEKNVTIGARFLGYLVGHWGGFIHLVPPSYNAGEGAVKRWLKVRGTWPADEFIEAIVDDQARNYSKRVLGSYFVYTWLAGGGVPPMPNQIPPAILPAP, encoded by the coding sequence ATGTCCAAGCGCGTCGTGCTCGTCGGAATCCTCGCGTGGGCGGCGTGTTCAGGTGACGACGCGCAGCGCCACCGCACGAGCCTGATCCCCGGGCCGGTGGCCGCGGACGCCACGGCCGACGCCAGCGTCGCCGTCGACGCGCCGCCGCCCGGGCCGCCGGTGGCCGCGCTGACCGAGGACATGGGCCAGCCCTACTTCGCGGGCACGCCGGCGGTCGCCGCGCTGGCGCGCGAGGACTGGGCCGCCGCCGCCACCGGCTTCTCGGCGCTGGCGCTCAGCGCGACCGATCCCGACGAGCGCGGCCGCGCGCTCTTGCTGGCCGGCACCGCGCTGGCCGAGCAGAGCAAGTGGGGCCTCGCGGCCGACGCCTTCGCCGGTGCGCGGGCGCTGGTGCCGGCGCTGGCCGACTACCTCAGCTACCACGAGGCCCGCGCGCGCTTCTTCGCCCACGACGGCGCCACGGCGCTGGCGCTGGCCCGGGCGGTCAGCCCCGACGCGATCGTCGGCGCGGACGCCGAGCTCCTGGTCGGCGACCTGCTGCGCGGCGCCGGCGACGCCAAGGCCGTCGCCGATCACTACCGCGGCTACCTGGCGCGGCGGCCGCAGGGGATCCGCCGGGCCGAGGCGCGGTTCCGCCAGGCCGAGGCGCTCGAGGGCGCCGGCGACACCACCGGCGAGGCCGCGACCCTGTACCGCGCGATCACGATCGACGATCCGCTGTCGTCGTGGGCGACCAAGGCGACGGCGCGCCTCGACGCGCGGACCAAGGCCGGCGGCCCGCCGCCGCCGCCGCTGACGGCGACCGAGCGCCTGACCCGGGCCAAGGCGCTGTTCGACGGTCAGCGCAACGCCGAGTCCGAAGCCGCCTACGCCGAGGTGCTGGCCGCCCCCGACCGCACGCCCGCCGACACCTGCGTCGCCAGCTACCAGCGGGCCCAGAGCCTGTTCAAGGCGCGCGATCGCAAGGCGGCGGCCCCGGCCTTCGACCAGGCGGTGACCGCGTGCATGGCCGCCGACGACAAGGACACGCTCGTGCGTGCGTACTACCAGGCCGGACGCTCGTACGCGTACAACCGCGACCACGCCGCCGCGATCGCGCGCTACCGCGCCGCTGGCGACGCCGACCCGACCCACAGCTACGCCGACGACGCGCTCTTGCGCGCGGCCGAGGAGTACGCCGACCTCGGCGACGACGCCCAGGTGACCGCCGCGCTCGAGGCGCTGCCGCAGAAGTTCCCGGCCGGCGACATGCGGGCCGAGGCGCTGTGGCGGCTGGGCTGGCGCGCCTTCCGGGCCAACGACGACGAGCGCGCGATCGGCTACTGGCAGGACCAGATCGCGGCGGTGCCGATCGACGACAACTACTGGGCCGAGGGCCAACCGCAGTACTGGATCGGGCGGGCCGAGCTGCGCCGGGGCCGCCGGGCCGAGGCGCTGGCGTCGTGGGCGCAGGCCGTGCGCCTGTACCCGGTGACGTACTACGCGATGCTCGCGCTCAACCGCATCCGCGAGCTCGACGCGCCGCGGTTCGAGGCCCTCATGGCCGAGCTCACCCGCGACCCCGCCGGCTACGATCCGGCCGCGCCCGCGTTCCAGTTCCAGCCGCGGGCGGCCTACGCGACGCCGGCGTTCGGGCGCGCCGTCGAGTTCATCCGGCTCGGCCTGGGCGATCCGGCCGAGGCCGAGCTGCGCGCGATCGGCCTGGCGCCGCCGACCGACAAGAAGAGGATCGACGATCCCGATCGGATCGAGCAGCTCTGGGCGCTGGCGTGGCTCTACGACCGCGCCGGGCGCTACGGCTCGTCGCACTGGCCGACCCGCTGGCACATCCTCGAGTACAAGCGGGCGTGGCCGGTCGGCGCCAACCGGGCCCGGTGGCGGATCGCGTACCCGCCGGCGTTCTACGACCTGCTCAAGCGCCACGCCGATCTCAACGGCGCGCCGGTCGCGCTCGCGCAGGGCATCGTGCGCGAGGAGAGCGCGTTCACGCCGACCCTGGAGTCGTACGCCAACGCGATCGGGCTGACCCAGATGATCAACTCGACGGCGACCCGGTTCGCCAAGGGCACCGGCATCGCGCCGACCCGCGAGAACCTCAAGGACCCCGAGAAGAACGTGACGATCGGGGCACGGTTCCTGGGCTACCTGGTCGGCCACTGGG
- the ruvB gene encoding Holliday junction branch migration DNA helicase RuvB, which yields MARKKHVDEPVAAPAPGDEREVAPVERGGEQAWQATLRPRTFDDYIGQRDLIDNLRVSVRAARDNGWPLDHFLFAGPPGLGKTTLANVIANELGVNLVVTSGPAIDHKGMLASLLTSLGERDALFIDEIHRLSPIVEENLYPAMEDFRFDLFIGDGPHAKAMTIQLPRFTLLGATTRMGLLSAPLLDRFGFHWQLRYYDLADMTAIVRRSARLIAVPVDDGGAVEIARRARGTPRIANRLLRRVRDFAAVEGDGTISAGVAAGALDRLAVDHAGLDTLDRGYLSVVCERFDGGPVGIEAIAASLSEERGTLEEVVEPFLLQVGFIARTPRGRVATAAGYGHIGLTAPAKAPSGGTTQGRLF from the coding sequence ATGGCCCGCAAGAAGCACGTCGACGAGCCCGTGGCCGCGCCGGCCCCGGGCGACGAGCGCGAGGTCGCGCCGGTCGAGCGCGGCGGCGAGCAGGCGTGGCAGGCGACCTTGCGGCCGCGGACCTTCGACGACTACATCGGCCAGCGCGATCTGATCGACAACCTGCGGGTCAGCGTGCGCGCCGCGCGCGACAACGGCTGGCCGCTCGATCACTTCCTGTTCGCCGGGCCGCCCGGCCTGGGCAAGACCACGCTGGCGAACGTGATCGCCAACGAGCTGGGCGTCAACCTGGTCGTGACCAGCGGCCCGGCCATCGATCACAAGGGCATGCTGGCGTCGCTCCTGACGTCGCTGGGCGAGCGCGACGCGCTGTTCATCGACGAGATCCACCGGCTGTCGCCGATCGTCGAGGAGAACCTCTACCCGGCGATGGAGGACTTCCGGTTCGATCTGTTCATCGGCGACGGCCCCCACGCCAAGGCGATGACGATCCAGCTGCCGCGGTTCACGCTCCTGGGCGCGACCACGCGCATGGGGCTCCTGTCGGCGCCGCTGCTCGATCGGTTCGGCTTCCACTGGCAGCTGCGCTACTACGACCTCGCCGACATGACCGCGATCGTGCGCCGCAGCGCCCGGCTGATCGCGGTGCCGGTCGACGACGGCGGCGCGGTCGAGATCGCGCGCCGGGCCCGGGGCACGCCGCGCATCGCCAACCGCCTGCTGCGCCGGGTCCGCGACTTCGCCGCGGTCGAGGGCGACGGCACGATCAGCGCCGGCGTCGCCGCCGGGGCGCTCGATCGGCTCGCGGTCGACCACGCCGGTCTCGACACGCTCGATCGCGGCTACCTCAGCGTCGTGTGCGAGCGCTTCGACGGCGGCCCGGTCGGCATCGAGGCCATCGCCGCGTCGCTGTCCGAGGAGCGCGGCACGCTCGAGGAGGTGGTCGAGCCGTTCCTCCTGCAGGTCGGCTTCATCGCCCGCACGCCGCGCGGCCGCGTCGCCACCGCCGCCGGCTACGGCCACATCGGCCTGACCGCGCCGGCCAAGGCCCCGAGCGGCGGCACGACCCAGGGCCGGCTGTTCTAG
- a CDS encoding LEA type 2 family protein, translated as MHLAPRLAVFALVAPLAACFLARPVERPTATVRGASLAVASVTSIEGELALDVMNPNAFGVPLAGIDWELTIGGARAVSGRVEASQTIPAKASAPVSTSLRIDLRDAVDAASAVARGARAYQLRARLHFSTQLGDLTVDVDHRGSLAGAGGALGGLPSW; from the coding sequence ATGCACCTCGCTCCTCGCCTGGCCGTGTTCGCCCTCGTCGCCCCGCTCGCCGCCTGCTTCCTCGCCCGCCCGGTGGAGAGGCCCACGGCCACGGTGCGCGGCGCGTCGCTAGCGGTGGCGTCGGTGACCTCGATCGAGGGCGAGCTGGCCCTCGACGTGATGAACCCCAACGCCTTCGGCGTGCCGCTGGCCGGCATCGACTGGGAGCTGACGATCGGCGGCGCCCGCGCGGTCAGCGGCCGGGTCGAGGCCAGCCAGACCATCCCGGCCAAGGCCAGCGCGCCGGTGTCGACGTCGCTGCGGATCGATCTGCGCGACGCGGTCGACGCCGCCAGCGCGGTGGCGCGGGGCGCGCGCGCCTACCAGCTCCGCGCCCGCCTGCACTTCTCGACCCAGCTCGGCGACTTGACCGTCGACGTCGACCACCGCGGCTCGCTCGCCGGCGCCGGCGGCGCGCTCGGCGGCCTGCCGAGCTGGTGA
- the ruvC gene encoding crossover junction endodeoxyribonuclease RuvC — translation MRILGIDPGSHVCGYGVIDVVAAGLTYVECGVLTARADDPAEARLGEIARGLGEVLDELAPTTVAVEDVFARINLRSALALAQARGMALAVVGLRGLVVASYPAPQVKKMITGRGRAGKEQVAHMVAALVGLRVPPRADAADALALAIAHARTVAAAAAAPRIVPATRAAGGAP, via the coding sequence GTGCGCATCCTCGGGATCGATCCCGGCAGTCATGTGTGCGGCTACGGCGTCATCGACGTCGTCGCCGCGGGGCTCACCTACGTCGAGTGCGGTGTCCTGACGGCCCGCGCCGACGACCCGGCCGAGGCCCGGCTCGGCGAGATCGCCCGCGGCCTGGGCGAGGTGCTCGACGAGCTGGCCCCGACCACGGTCGCGGTCGAGGACGTGTTCGCCCGGATCAACCTGCGCTCGGCGCTGGCGCTGGCGCAGGCCCGCGGCATGGCGCTCGCGGTGGTCGGGCTGCGCGGCCTGGTGGTGGCGTCGTACCCGGCGCCGCAGGTGAAGAAGATGATCACCGGGCGCGGCCGCGCCGGCAAGGAGCAGGTCGCGCACATGGTGGCGGCGCTGGTCGGGCTGCGAGTGCCGCCGCGGGCCGACGCCGCCGACGCGCTGGCGCTGGCGATCGCTCACGCGCGCACCGTCGCCGCGGCCGCGGCGGCGCCGCGGATCGTGCCGGCCACCCGGGCCGCGGGCGGGGCGCCGTGA